A single genomic interval of Noviherbaspirillum saxi harbors:
- a CDS encoding 3-hydroxyacyl-CoA dehydrogenase NAD-binding domain-containing protein, translating into MSNLVSLEQRGALAILRIDNPPVNALSPAVVQGIKAAVDRFEANPSMRALVVCAAGRTFVAGGDISEFSKPDFTTEPFNTTLNRIENLGRPVVAVLHGTVLGGGLELAMACHYRIAAPSTRLGLPEVLLGILPGSHGTQRLPRLVGVKQALNMMLSGRPIGADRALQAGLVDALAEGDPDAAAVQFMEGLVAAGKGPRRTGERTVSMEDVEPDFFETMLDEVKTKKGAYPAPQRIVHCVEAAATLPLLQGQGVEARLFEECRVSPQSEAMRKLFFAEREATRIPGVAENVAPRPIRKVGVIGAGTMGGGIAMNFANADIPVVIIETSQEALDRGLGIVRKNYENTAAKGKLAPGEPARRMGLLTGSLDFQDLADCDLVIEAVFENLDIKKQVSQRLGAVCKPGAIIASNTSTLDVDVLATASGRAADFLGMHFFSPANVMRLLEIVRGAQTAPDVLATIVRLAKTIGKVPVVSGVCYGFIGNRMLESYLRESEFLMMEGASPAQIDRAIQSLGLPMGPCRMLDLAGLDVAAKVVIERGKAGALPADPSYRAVVQKMMELGRFGQKTGFGYYRYDGRTPVPDPEVETICIALAEKYGIARRTGITDQEIIERCLYPLVNEGARILEEGIAYRPGDIDLVWVNGYGFPDYRGGPMHLADTIGIAKIAGRLDHYAQLRGDQHGYWSISLLLAFMAERGLHFRDWPIKPEN; encoded by the coding sequence ATGAGCAATCTCGTGTCTCTCGAACAGCGCGGCGCGCTTGCGATACTGCGCATCGACAATCCCCCGGTAAACGCACTGTCGCCCGCTGTCGTGCAGGGCATCAAAGCCGCGGTCGACCGCTTCGAAGCAAATCCCTCCATGCGCGCACTGGTGGTCTGCGCGGCCGGCCGCACCTTCGTCGCCGGCGGGGACATCTCCGAATTCTCCAAGCCGGATTTCACTACCGAACCCTTCAACACTACCCTGAACCGCATCGAAAACCTCGGCCGTCCCGTGGTGGCGGTGCTGCACGGCACCGTGCTCGGCGGCGGCCTCGAGCTGGCCATGGCTTGCCACTACCGCATCGCCGCGCCGTCCACACGGCTCGGCCTGCCGGAAGTGCTGCTCGGCATCCTGCCCGGTTCGCATGGAACGCAGCGCCTGCCGCGCCTGGTGGGAGTCAAGCAGGCACTAAACATGATGCTCAGCGGTCGCCCCATCGGTGCCGACAGGGCGCTGCAGGCAGGGCTAGTCGACGCGCTTGCCGAGGGAGATCCGGACGCGGCCGCCGTTCAGTTTATGGAGGGTCTGGTGGCCGCAGGCAAGGGGCCGCGCCGTACCGGGGAACGGACGGTGTCGATGGAGGATGTCGAGCCGGATTTCTTCGAGACGATGCTCGACGAAGTAAAGACAAAGAAGGGAGCTTATCCCGCGCCACAGCGCATTGTGCATTGCGTGGAAGCTGCCGCGACGCTGCCGCTGCTGCAGGGTCAGGGTGTCGAGGCCCGATTGTTCGAGGAATGCCGTGTTTCACCGCAGTCCGAGGCAATGCGTAAGCTGTTTTTTGCCGAACGCGAAGCGACCAGAATTCCGGGCGTCGCGGAAAATGTGGCGCCGAGGCCCATCCGGAAGGTCGGCGTCATCGGCGCGGGAACGATGGGCGGTGGCATCGCCATGAATTTCGCCAACGCCGATATCCCTGTGGTAATCATCGAGACTTCGCAGGAGGCGCTGGATCGCGGCCTGGGCATCGTGCGCAAGAACTACGAAAACACGGCCGCCAAGGGCAAGCTGGCGCCGGGCGAACCTGCCCGCCGCATGGGATTGCTGACCGGTTCCCTTGATTTTCAAGACTTGGCCGACTGTGACCTCGTGATCGAGGCCGTGTTCGAAAATCTCGACATCAAGAAGCAGGTTTCGCAACGCCTCGGGGCAGTTTGCAAGCCTGGCGCTATCATTGCCAGCAACACTTCCACGCTCGACGTCGATGTTCTGGCCACGGCCAGCGGCCGTGCCGCGGACTTCCTCGGCATGCATTTTTTCAGTCCAGCCAATGTCATGCGGCTGCTGGAAATCGTGCGCGGTGCCCAGACGGCCCCTGATGTGCTAGCCACCATCGTTCGCCTTGCCAAGACCATCGGCAAGGTGCCGGTCGTGTCAGGCGTCTGCTACGGATTCATCGGCAACCGCATGCTGGAATCCTATCTACGCGAATCTGAGTTCCTCATGATGGAAGGCGCGAGTCCCGCCCAGATCGACCGAGCGATCCAGTCGCTTGGCCTGCCAATGGGGCCGTGCCGCATGCTCGATCTGGCCGGTCTTGATGTTGCAGCAAAAGTTGTGATCGAACGCGGGAAGGCAGGTGCCCTACCCGCTGACCCGAGCTACCGTGCCGTAGTACAGAAAATGATGGAGCTCGGCCGCTTTGGGCAGAAGACAGGCTTCGGATACTACCGCTATGACGGCCGCACACCCGTTCCCGATCCTGAGGTTGAGACGATCTGTATTGCGCTCGCGGAAAAGTATGGCATTGCGCGCCGCACGGGTATCACTGACCAAGAAATCATCGAGCGCTGCTTGTACCCGCTTGTCAATGAAGGCGCCAGGATTCTCGAAGAAGGGATTGCGTATCGTCCCGGCGATATTGATCTCGTTT